Below is a genomic region from Desulfonatronovibrio magnus.
TTCAAAGGTTGACATTCGTAACCATTGCGGTTACATAATTCTGTATGATTAAATCCTTTAAGCATAAGGGACTTGAAGTATTTTATTATTATGGATCAACAAGAGGCATTAGTCCCGAGCATGCAGACAAAATATCCAGAATCCTGGATCGACTGAACGCTGCAAATGACATAATTGATATGAACTTCCCAGGGTCCTACCTGCATAAGCTATCAGGAAAACTTAAGGGACAATATTCCGTCCGGGTCTCGGGAAATTGGAGAATATTTTTTAAATTCATAGATAGCGATGCTTATGTCGTTGACTATGATGATTACCATTAAAAGGTGACTATTATGATGACAATGAAAAGACAGCCATCCCATCCCGGATATATTCTGAAGAAAGATTATTTGGAACCACTAAACATTTCTATAACCAGCATGTCTGAAACACTTGGCGTATCCAGAAAAACCTTGTCAAAGATATTGAATGAACGAGGCTCAGTGACTCCTGACATGGCCCTCAGGCTCTCACGAGCCCTAAGCACGACACCAGGCTTGTGGCTCAACCTCCAGAAGAGCTACGATCTTTGGCGTGCAGAACATCTTTCCAGCGACTGGAAAGATGTACTTCCCTTGACATCACAAGTCCTGCATTCTGTCTGAAAATTATGATGGCAGTCTCACGCTAACAACGGTTACCCAAGCCTCCGGCTATATTTCTGGGGTAGTCCAGGCCCATGATTTTTGAAGACTACCTGTCTCCCGGGTATGCTGATCCAGGTGTCACGATCCGGGGCAGGCAGGATATCCATATACCAAAATGATCGCCTATAACTCTGAAGGGAAAAACCTTGGGCGATTCTGG
It encodes:
- a CDS encoding type II toxin-antitoxin system RelE/ParE family toxin, which gives rise to MIKSFKHKGLEVFYYYGSTRGISPEHADKISRILDRLNAANDIIDMNFPGSYLHKLSGKLKGQYSVRVSGNWRIFFKFIDSDAYVVDYDDYH
- a CDS encoding HigA family addiction module antitoxin, translated to MMTMKRQPSHPGYILKKDYLEPLNISITSMSETLGVSRKTLSKILNERGSVTPDMALRLSRALSTTPGLWLNLQKSYDLWRAEHLSSDWKDVLPLTSQVLHSV